A DNA window from Ranitomeya imitator isolate aRanImi1 chromosome 2, aRanImi1.pri, whole genome shotgun sequence contains the following coding sequences:
- the LOC138667646 gene encoding EKC/KEOPS complex subunit TP53RK-like, with protein MKQGAEARVYRGSFLGKAAVVKERFPKTYRHPTLDQKLTHRRTAQEVRSIFRCRKAGIATPVVYFVDYVSNCIYLEDIEGSVTVRDFIMTAQEHGSSLYSLAERIGQILAWMHDEDVVHGDLTTSNILLRPPHPDLNLVLIDFGLSFISALPEDKGVDLYVLEKAFLSTHPQTEDMFRALLQSYTVASKKSSPVIKKLDEVRLRGRKRSMVG; from the coding sequence ATGAAGCAGGGGGCTGAGGCTCGGGTGTACCGGGGAAGTTTCCTGGGGAAAGCGGCTGTAGTGAAGGAGCGTTTCCCCAAGACTTACAGGCATCCTACGCTGGACCAGAAGCTGACACACCGGCGGACCGCCCAGGAGGTGCGCTCAATCTTCAGGTGCAGGAAGGCAGGTATTGCCACTCCTGTGGTTTATTTTGTTGATTATGTCTCTAACTGCATCTACCTGGAGGATATAGAAGGATCAGTCACTGTTCGGGACTTCATAATGACAGCGCAAGAACATGGCAGCAGCCTGTACAGCCTTGCAGAAAGGATTGGTCAGATATTGGCCTGGATGCATGATGAGGATGTCGTCCATGGGGACCTGACCACCTCGAACATACTCCTACGGCCTCCACATCCGGACTTAAACCTGGTGCTGATCGATTTCGGCCTGAGCTTCATCTCTGCTCTCCCAGAAGATAAAGGTGTCGACCTTTATGTCTTGGAAAAGGCTTTCCTCAGCACTCACCCCCAGACAGAGGACATGTTCAGAGCTCTGCTCCAAAGCTACACAGTCGCCTCCAAGAAATCCAGCCCCGTCATTAAAAAACTGGACGAAGTCAGACTGAGGGGCAGGAAGCGGTCCATGGTTGGGTAG